GGTCTTACCCTTAAGTGACATGGTGAGACAGCGCAAATGTGGTATGGGATATTTATCATTCACAGTTACGTTATTGAGTCCGCGATAGTCACCACAAGGTCTCCAAGCACCGGGCTCCTTCTTAGGCACGAGGTGCAGAGGAGACGCCCAAGGAGCGTTAGTGCGCCGAATGATTCCGGCATTAAGCAAAAACTGAAATTCATCTTTAGCCGCTTTGAGCTTCTCACCTGTCAAAGGTCTTGCTTTGAAATGTATAGGAGGTGAGTCACCTGTATCAATACGATGGTGTATAGTTTCCATAGGAGGTGTAGTAGCTGACAACTgcaaaggtgaagtgagaaccgGAAACTGAGAAAGTAGTTCAACAGCTTTTGAGTCTACCCCATTATAATTaaccaaatatgaagaaataggagaataaGAAACTTCAAGAGGAATCTTACATTGGGTAGAGGAGTCTATTAGCGACTGGTTTTTACAATCTACCATTAGTGAGTTAGCTGCAAGAAAATCGGTTCCCAAAATTGGATGTATAATGTCAGCAATGACGAAAGACCAAGGGAAAGAATGCCTAATACATCGTATCCCAAGGTCTACATCGACTTCACCATAACAACGTATGGGTTTACCTGAAGCATTAGTAAGAGTAACAGCAGTTGGCCTGAGGAATGGAGTAAGTTCTGATTCATTAGGTAGCAGCGAAAGTGATGAACCAGTATCTATCAAAAATTGGTAATTCTTGCAACCGATTGTGGCACTTACTCTAAGTGGCAGTCCGACGGTTGCAACTGATATTTCTACAGACTGCCCTACTAGTTTCCCGCCAGGTGGAATACGTGAGTGggggaagaagaacgagaattaGGGCGAGAATCTGGCAAAATATTAGAAGCTGTAGAAGAAACTATACACCATCGTTTACATGATTTTGCTGTTACCATAATACAGATGGTACCTGCACACCTGAGGACGCTGACCTTCATGAAAGGCACGCACTCCAAGTTCTAGAAAATACATTATCCTGACAAGCTGAAGTGAAATTTGGGCCTCTATTACCATTATCCCTGTTCCGGCTTGCAGGCCTGGACCCTTGTCTACCTTCCACCATGGAAACATTAGCGCTGTTGTTTACACTCGCATTATTTGAGCCATAGGCCAACAATGTCTCAGCTACATGAGCCAGTTCCTCTGGTGTAGAGCTCTCCTCATATGTCACTAGGAGAGGTCTGATGCTACTAGGTAATGctttcaaaaattttaactttatAAAGGTATCATCCACCCCTAGTTGAGCAGCTATTTTACGCAACTCTCTCAAATACGTGTAAGGTCTGTCACAcgttatgttattttgattaACAAGAGAGTCAAAAAGTTCAGGTTTTGACCTGGTGAAAAGAGATATCAAAGATTGCTTTAATTCACCATAGTCTGAAGAATTGATGACTTCATCACTCAATTGATTGATTACTCTAAGTGGCAAATTTGATAAtatatggtgaaatttagtaCTTGAAACAGTGATCTTGGCAAGAACAAACTGTGATTCAATTATTGTAAACCAGCGTGTTACTGAAGTCTCATCAAAGGGTGGTGGTTTGATGGCAACACCTGCGGTCACGGAAGAAACACTATCCTGCGACGCACTAGATGTAAGTAGCGAACCCTCGTCCTGGTTCGGCATAGTTCCAAGGGCATAGATTCCAAACAggacaaaagtaaaataatagagTACCTGGACGACCAGCATATAGTCACTGTGTAGTTATAGTCTGCCACCAATCACCACAGTTCGTAGGCCGTCCCTGCTCCACGATGATCACGTTACGTCTGGTCACTCCGGGGTCACCACTTGTAGAGCGGGGATCGGTACAGAAActtccagacaggtgccgtgAGTTTATTTGCGGGCGCTGTTCACAGGCGCAGTTAGATTCCTCAGACACGGTCACAGCAAATATACAACAACAGAAGCCGAAATTAGTGGACACATCACaagttataatataaacatggtcTGGAAATGTTATACTAATCCAACTCCATAGAAAATCATGTTTCTATCAAATATCACCAACAAGGTACATTCACAATAAGTACTTAACAAGATCACCCAAATGAGTTCTAATCAAGACGGCCCCTAACCACGACGGCCCTCCCCCATGGCCCCGTGTTTACCAGGACGGCCCTTTGTTTACCAGGACGGCCCCATTTTGtaggacaataataataattcacacgtATTTATTACATTCTCAAttctcacacatacatacatacatataataatataaatcgGGGCTCCTGTACATGTCCAATCTTCTAGAGAGACGTAAAATACAATAGGAAGtaataattttttaaaagatCTAAAATTACACATTTTATTGCATTAAAAATCAATTCACCTAGGCCTACACACCAAGCAGCCTAGAACATTTCCTAAGAAGAGAAGATATGGATATTTCACCCGTCTCATAACTCTCCCAGAGCTTGAATAGTTTCCCTtctgtagttgttgttcttttcctcttgtatcTTCTTAATTTCCCCTCTCTTACCAGGCGAAGTTGCAGGGTTACGAGTTGTGACTCATGGTGCAGCAGGGGGACTAATTTGTAGAGTTGGTGAGAATGGTTCCGAACTTTTTCGTTAATCCGTCTGTGCCACCCTTCGACATCGTTATTTGTTCTCACTGACTTCCCATAGACACTCCAAGCTGCTGGCGGCCAGAGAGTGCTGTCAATCCATGTTTTACTAATGTAATGACATAGTGGTTGTACAGCAGGTGGTGCAGCATCGTTCAGTTTACTAAATGCTGCTTGTAAGTGTTCTTGTGGCAAACATGGCAGGGCAAACAGTTTGCATATGAAACTCTGTATGGAACCCTTCTCTTTGTACGCAACGGCGAGTCCAAGATCCTGTGTCTTTCTCCAGATACACTGTGCCCAGTGGAACAGGCATCCACTCACATGAATATGAGGGAAAATCGCTTGTATGCCTTTCCACATAGCCCGCTCAAAGTCGGCTACAGCCTTCTGGAGTTTGTTTTCTGGTATCAGTTCTTTAACAGCGTTCATGACCGCTTTGTAGTCTTTGGTGCGTCTACGTGACATGAAAGCAAATAACAAAGGTACCTGTTTCGTATTTTTGTCTTCTCCTCTCACAAATGCATGGATGGAGAACAGATGGTAAAAAGGCTTTGAAACAATCTCAAAAGTAGCATCCATGTACCATGTTCTTGCCTTCTTAAGCACTTCTAGCTGCTGGGTTATAGCGAATAGCAAATGTCTGGCTTCATCAACGTAAATGTCTCGTTGGAGGAAGTTAGGTGGAAGAAAGTTTTCTGAAATGTCAAATTCAAGGTCCTTTGGATCCTCGGGACGCATTTCTTGTTGAAGTCGGTTGGCCCGACGAATAAGTAATCCAGGTTTTGGTACACTGGCCTCAGGGTCTTcaggttttatttctttcaataTTGCATCTTCCACAATTGCTGCTGCTGACCTAAACACATCTTCTCTTGCCTTATTCTTTACATCAGCAACGATCTTAATGGCCTTCTGTTTTCCTGGTTGAGCGGGGTGGCAGTGATTGTGGAGACCAGCTGTGAAGGTTTCACCATCTTGAATTACAGTAGCTTTGCACGTTGTGGTTTTATTTCGTACACTACATCGCCACGTGGTCTTTTTTGGCCCTGCAGTTCTGTTGCTTTTTATGTTGAAAGTGTTACCATTGCTGTCCACCAATAGTGGCTTACCTTTCAGAGAGGCAGCTTCAATTACCTCGTAGTGCAGGTCTGATGACATACTTGAGGTCAGAGAGACATCATGAATGTGCTCCTCTTCCATTACGTCTTCATCTAGTTCCTGATGTACGTGGAAAGAAGTGCTGATGTTGAGTTCTTGATCTGCTTGTACTTCATGGCGCGCGTCAAGTGATGTAATGGAAGTCACAGACAGATTAGGAGTGTGCAATTCTTCCATTACTTCTGGCTCTTGATGAACAGAACTGCTGATGTTGAAATCAGGAGCTGTAAGACACAGTGCACAGCGCCAGTCCGGAAGTTCCCACTCCCCTCGCTGAAGCCGCCTGTAGTCTTGAAAGCTCACCCCCGTTTCACAGAGTCTGTGTTGCCACCTATAGCAAAGAAATAAAGCGGGTATAAGCAAAAGGGGTCTGCGACTTTGATTTCCATGTAATTCCATCATTTCTTTTAATATGTAAATTACATTGAATCACTACGCAATAATTTACAGAAAATATagatttactttacttttatgCGATTATAGCATCTCTTGAGTTGCTCAGCTGTCCTTGGTAGGCTATCTGGGTTCATTGCCAtaaattcttttcttacttccttcttaaggcacttttttcgtgttttaattGTCACTTTACTACACGTAGATTTGGCACCGCTGGACCCATGGGAATACCCCAACTCACCAACCCCCAAGAAAGCTCAGTTAAGaagggtaatatatatatatatatatatatatatatatatatatatatatatatatatatatatatatatatatatatatatatatatatatatatatatatatatatatatatatatatatatataacattagtGACAGTATATAAtggaaataacaacaaataagtTACCTTGAACAGTTATCACACTGGAGTGCATGGTGACGGCCAGTGACCACCCTGTCACAAACTACACAAAGTGCAGCTGCGGGCTGTTTAGGGCGAACAGAGCGATGGCTTGGTGTCGTCATGATGAGGCTTTAAAAATAATGATTCCACCAACAGTACGGCTTTTGACATgacctcgcctctctctctctctctctctctctctctctctgaatggaatgggcacacacacacacacacacacacattgtattgtattctacgtctctctagaagACTGGACATGTACAGGAGCCCCGATTTATATTATTTTGCTGTTTATTTTTAATtggtatgtatgtgtgagaaTTGAGAATGTAATAAATAcgtgtaaattattattatcgtcctACAAAATGGGGCGGTCCTGGTAAACACGAGGCCGTGGGGGAGGGCCGTCGTGGTTAGGGGCCGTCTTGACCTGCTTCGACCCAAATACTTTTAACTGTAATCACATACACATGTTCATCAAagttaataataaatatatcataACCACAATACATCATTATCACAATACCATCATAATACAAAGTGCTTACCCAAACTCCAGGTGgtgcttaaatcacaataaaggaaaaccattgcaggcgtgtgtggtgttttaggtaggcgtccagtcgaatgaccgagaccgtggcagtacccaaagaggtgtaaaccgcattattggaacctacctcgaacttctaatggtgtatctatgtactcctACACCTTTCCTCACATGCCTGGCATGTTCAGAATCACCCTCCTTATTACTTGACCTCCGTTTGCTGGTGGAACTGCCCGGGACATCTGACATGGCGGCGGCGACAGCAAGGCGGCGGTGCAGCTCAGTGTGAGAGTCAACAGCTCCACAAGTGCATCAGCAAAGCACTTCCCTCTCCGCTCCTAAACGGATCACGGGTGGTGTTGCAGCCAGGCCCAAACTGGGTCATAGGCTGTAGCAAAGCCTTTCCGCTCCAGAAGGATCACGGGAAGAAAGCTGCCAAACTCGCAGCTGCTGGAAACCGTCTGGACGGCGCGAAGGAAGCACAGCAACTGGTGGCGTGAAGTGGCAAAGCGTATCTCATGGGGAAGCGACCTCTAGCAGAGGTGTGATTTGCTGACGTaaaattttctttgtatttggGCAGATTGCTGCTGAGACTCCACCAACTTCTGTTATGCCTGCTGCTCATGCAGGTTCCTTCACCAGCCTGTGCAGGAGGTCTCATCTGCAGATTCACTAAAAATTGTGGGACCAGCTCAAGTTCTGATCGAAAACCTACAATAAATTTAAGTTGAAAACAtaattttcactcattttcattaGCATATTGATGGACTGCAATAAAAACAGACTGTTGAAAAACACAGCACATATGATAAGTGTACGCACAGTGTTCATAGGTATATAccagaaaacaaaatttaattaTTGGCGTCATCCGTATAATGGATGATTTGGGAAGTGAGCTCCTCATCCACTGTCACTAATGAAGGTCATTCTCCCATAGCACTACCGTGCAGatccagcaacaccaccaggtGGGGGTTTGATGACTATCACCAGTGCTGGTGGATGGCTGTAGTTTAGTAAAGGACCAGactctcctaaaaaaaaaaaaaagttcttacaTTACTACAAGGAGGGAATCACTTGGTATTTTGTAATGGCTATTTTTATtgacatttatttttaatgagCAGTCACTTTATTCATGTCTACTACAGTTTTGCTGGTTTTATATTCAAGTGTGCAGATATCTAAACACAAAAGGAAGCCGAGTGGTGGCTCTGTTGCCCTGCAACAGAGGTCTCCCATCTGCATGGATATGAAAATTGCAATTTATATATATCATCAGCCAGTTAAAAGCTCCTATGTTAACCTAAATCTACCTGCTGTAATACTTGAATTAGGGCTTATCTTGAAGTTATTAAGCATTGTAGTGGCCACTGTCTCAGACCTGACTGCCACAGGTACCGTACACACTCCTATTTGTAATTTACTCGTAGTGCTTAACAGGTTCATGTTTATGGCTATCAATTAGCCTGGGGCTCTCTCTTACCCCTAATTATTAATCATGCATACACTTCATGACACTAAGAATTATTCTTGATATATTCTTAGTCTCTAACCCAACCCTTTCTCAACAATGTAAAACAAACATTTAAGAAATAAACCTGTTCCAGTAGTTTggtcaagaaataaaataatctcCATACTAAACCTACATCTAAGTCACTAATGTATGTCCCAAAGGgtgaatataaagaaacaatTTGTAATTTACTGAAAACAATGTCTAAAACATTAACTAAATTCCATATTCAATTTGATCAAGATGAAACAATAAGCAAATATGTTACTGTGTGCCAGGAACAATAAGCCGTAACTTCACTCACCTGCCACTTCCTCCCAATGTTTTTGTCTTTCCAAGATTTTTGCTGTCCCTCGCACCCTGACTCTACATCTCCACCAAGGTTAAGGTTTTTGTATTGGTGAATCActgtctccttgttttcttagaGATTTCACTAGCCATGATGAAAGCATTGTTGTCTGTGATGAGTGATGGCTGTAGGTGTGTGATGCTGTGTCAAACTTTGTAAATAATATCATATGACTTCCTCAGGGATAACACAAAGCCTTCTTGTGATTGGCTGCCTTGTGTTGTGACATTGAGTCAATAACATATCACCCCCAGCAACCAACAAGCCCTCTTAGGTGGGTTAGCGACACCCACCCTTCAACCTCTGCAAGTTTTTGTGGATACCATTTCTCGGATGTCGCTAAGGTGTCACTATGAGAGCTGTCGGTCACTGAGGAGGCACTAGCGACATGCTTTATGGATTCAGGCCAAGAAATTTCTTGTTGAGGAGGTCTCTTCTCTGTATGGCCATGTTGACAAACTGTGAATATGGAGATAGCAGCCAACTCCTCCATTCAGTATGGATTCCATTTTTGTGACATTATTGTTGGATGGTGAACAAAGATGGAATCTATAAAAACAGACTAGTGTGAACTAGGCCTTACTGCTAAGTTACTTATTTATGAGgatgaaactatttttttatgttagattTCAGTCAGTTTTGTATTAATCTGGTTTCTGTTTTTACTGCAAAACATCAGTTTCTGATGGAGGTCAGGGATGggggtaaaaataaaaactgatgaTTTgcggaaaaaaacaacatacaGATTAATTCAAAATGGGCAGAAAactaccaataaaaaaatagtttaatcTGGAATAGAGAGGTTGGTGTAAGAGTAAAAAATTACCACCTTGGTGGGGGGATGGATATTGCTGTGTTTCCTGACAAACCCCAAGGAGGCACGAGTTTGCGAGATGGGTGCACTTATATAATAATaccaaaattaattaattatatatatatatatatatatatatatatatatatatatatatatatatatatatatatatatatatatatatatatatatatatatatatatatattgaaacaaCCCCACCAGCAGACAAGGGGCGCCTCACACCTTTGTGGGGTTTGGGGTATGTGCGTCAGGGAGAAGGACTTTACCTGGGCGACTGGGAATAGCTGTGGCTCTAACTCACCCAGTCACTCTCAGTAAGAGCTGTCACATagaacagggagaggaaaacacactTCTCCCTATGTCCATATATTACACAACAGTACACAAGTCACTGTACAATAGTCACAACACACAGGCAGGTACAGGGGTGGCAGGCACTCACACCAACTCTACTCACAATTACTCAACTCacttttccttgtctccttcctcacaTGTCTTGTCATGTCGCAGTCTTGatactctctctcactgtccGTTAGTGCCACAGGGTGCCTCAAAACCTGCCTCAATATTGGAAAGGATAATTGCTCCTTATACTATACATGCATTCACATTCACAGAACTACAATTAAATGGTACCATATAACAATTATTCCATGGTTAGTTACCCctcacgcacatacatacagacaccctCATAACCCCCAGGGCCTCAGAGATCAACCAACAGGCTTATGTTAGCTCTCCTTCCATTAGTGCTGTAAATAGCAGCACCAGCCTCTGAACGAGCAATACAACACTACTAGCTACATTACTCACACATGTACTC
The Scylla paramamosain isolate STU-SP2022 chromosome 35, ASM3559412v1, whole genome shotgun sequence DNA segment above includes these coding regions:
- the LOC135090652 gene encoding uncharacterized protein LOC135090652, producing the protein MEELHTPNLSVTSITSLDARHEVQADQELNISTSFHVHQELDEDVMEEEHIHDVSLTSSMSSDLHYEVIEAASLKGKPLLVDSNGNTFNIKSNRTAGPKKTTWRCSVRNKTTTCKATVIQDGETFTAGLHNHCHPAQPGKQKAIKIVADVKNKAREDVFRSAAAIVEDAILKEIKPEDPEASVPKPGLLIRRANRLQQEMRPEDPKDLEFDISENFLPPNFLQRDIYVDEARHLLFAITQQLEVLKKARTWYMDATFEIVSKPFYHLFSIHAFVRGEDKNTKQVPLLFAFMSRRRTKDYKAVMNAVKELIPENKLQKAVADFERAMWKGIQAIFPHIHVSGCLFHWAQCIWRKTQDLGLAVAYKEKGSIQSFICKLFALPCLPQEHLQAAFSKLNDAAPPAVQPLCHYISKTWIDSTLWPPAAWSVYGKSVRTNNDVEGWHRRINEKVRNHSHQLYKLVPLLHHESQLVTLQLRLVREGKLRRYKRKRTTTTEGKLFKLWESYETGEISISSLLRKCSRLLGV